One segment of Physeter macrocephalus isolate SW-GA chromosome 3, ASM283717v5, whole genome shotgun sequence DNA contains the following:
- the ZMYM1 gene encoding zinc finger MYM-type protein 1 isoform X2 — translation MLLCLEFTHYTSSAELADRLKRLKQERFSVDILNLKDVISIQLEDTTTSKTFCSQSCLSSYEEKRKPFDTICTNSIPAKCSMCQKTTVKPAKTVTSVLCKSLKPSDEMIETTNDSGKTELFCSVHCFSAYSKAKMESSTVNVSMVHDASTDLLSPKKETTPVISNIVSLADTQEALPVMSSDVLQGTVSSVTANVVEDISKTSPSESSNGVANSNVEQPSLSPSSSVLSQHTAGSSIEVQKDHVSNQDATNSMKSMKISDGLRHPKFTSKVQKVKGKSRSIKKSWCSNFQQLENSIKKDVIFCYSCQLFCQKKFSYGGESLAAQGISNWKKTLEKFRKHEKSEMHSKSLQFWREYQFCDEAVNDSLSNHSKQIEGNKKYLKLIIENILFLGKQCLLLRGNDQSVSSVNKGNFLELLEIRAKDKGEEIFRLTNSQVDFYNSTQIQNDIIEIIKTEMLQEIVNEINVSSAFSIICDETTDSATKGQFSICVRYPQKTSKAILIKERFLGFIDVEEMTGTNLHRSIKTYLQQIGVDLDKIRGQAYDSTSNWRGKFNKIAAEFKKEEPRALYLHCYAHFLDLAVIRFCKEVKELRSALNTLSSLFNTIHGEMSVNFQNIYKLSQNKTCKKPTSQSCWTVHDRTLLSVIEGLPEVIETLEVLSSHSSNTSLADELSDLLALVSKFEFIFCLKFLYRVLSVTGILSKELQSDTIDIFSLSSKIEAILECLSSERNDIYFKTIWDGAEEVCQKITCKGFEVERPSFQKRRKIQKTIDPSNSDSMFFPTSTEEQYKINIYYQGLDTILQNLKLCFSEFDYCKMKQISELLLKWNEPLNETTAKDVQEFYKLDADIIPELRFYRQYAKLNFVLDYDCISFSNLGHLFIQHGLHNNIPSISMLLYIALSWPVTSASAENSFSTLSRLKTYLCHTRGQEKLSGLALMAVEQELVNKLMEPERLNGTVEKFILQVKEI, via the exons ATGTTGCTGTGTTTGGAGTTTACCCATTATACATCTTCAGCGGAGCTCGCAGACAGATTGAAAAGGCTGAAGCAGGAAAGATTTAGTGT agacaTTTTAAATCTAAAGGATGTGATCAGTATCCAGCTGGAAGATACTACCACTAGCAAAACTTTTTGCAGCCAATCTTGTCTTTCAtcatatgaagaaaaaagaaaaccatttgaTACCATATGTACTAATAGCATTCCAGCCAagtgcagcatgtgtcagaagaCTACTGTT AAACCAGCCAAAACAGTTACATCTGTTCTTTGCAAATCATTGAAACCCTCAGACGAAATGATTGAGACTACCAATGACTCGGGGAAGACAGAGCTTTTCTGCTCTGTGCATTGTTTCTCTGCTTACAGTAAAGCTAAGATGGAATCTTCTACAG taaATGTGTCCATGGTGCATGATGCTTCAACAGATCTCCTTTCTCCGAAGAAAGAAACAACTCCAGTTATAAGCAATATAGTGTCGTTGGCAGATACTCAAGAAGCCCTGCCCGTCATGAGCTCTGATGTATTACAAG GTACAGTTTCTTCAGTAACAGCAAATGTCGTTGAGGAT ATTTCTAAGACTTCACCCAGTGAATCAAGTAATGGTGTTGCTAATAGTAATGTGGAACAGCCAAGCCTTTCACCATCTTCTTCAGTACTCAGTCAGCATACAGCTGGCTCCAGTATAGAAGTACAAAAAGATCATGTGTCAAACCAAGATGCTACAAACAGtatgaaatcaatgaaaataagCGATGGACTACGTCACCCAAAATTTACATCCAAAGTACAAAAAGTTAAAGGTAAATCACGAAGTATTAAAAAATCTTGGTGTTCAAATTTTCAGCAATTAGAAAACAGTATTAAAAAGGATGTGATATTCTGTTATTCGTGTCAGTTGTTCTGCCAAAAAAAATTTAGCTATGGAGGAGAGTCACTTGCAGCCCAAGGAATTTCCAATTGGAAAAAAACTCtggaaaaattcagaaagcaTGAAAAAAGTGAAATGCATTCAAAGTCATTGCAATTTTGGAGGGAATACCAGTTTTGTGATGAAGCCGTTAATGACAGTTTATCTAATCATTCAAAACAGattgagggaaataaaaaatacctaaagcttataattgaaaatattttatttcttggaaaGCAGTGTTTACTCTTAAGAGGAAATGACCAGTCTgtttcatctgtgaataaaggcaACTTTTTAGAATTGTTAGAAATCCGAGCAaaagataaaggagaagaaatatttcGACTTACGAATTCACAAGTTGACTTCTACAATAGTACACAAATTCAAAATgatattattgaaataataaagaCTGAAATGTTACAAGAAATTGTAAATGAGATCAATGTCTCCTCAGCTTTTTCAATAATATGTGATGAAACAACTGATAGTGCCACTAAAGGACAATTCTCAATTTGTGTAAGatacccacagaaaacatcaaaGGCTATATTAATTAAAGAAAGATTTTTGGGTTTCATAGATGTTGAAGAGATGACTGGGACCAACTTACACAGGAGTATTAAAACTTACCTGCAGCAAATTGGAGTTGATTTGGATAAAATACGAGGCCAGGCCTATGATAGCACCAGTAATTGGAggggaaaatttaataaaattgcaGCAGAATTCAAGAAGGAAGAGCCAAGAGCTTTATACCTGCATTGTTACGCACATTTTTTGGATTTAGCAGTGATTAGGTTTTGCAAAGAAGTAAAAGAGCTCCGAAGTGCTCTAAATACTCTCAGTTCTTTGTTCAATACTATTCATGGGGAAATGTCTgtaaattttcaaaacatttataagctaagtcaaaacaaaacatgcaAGAAACCTACATCACAATCATGTTGGACAGTCCATGATCGTACGTTACTATCTGTGATTGAGGGTCTTCCAGAGGTTATTGAAACACTGGAAGTTCTATCAAGCCATTCTTCAAACACAAGTTTAGCTGATGAATTGAGTGATTTGTTGGCATTGGTTTCCAAATTTGAATTTATCTTTTGTTTGAAATTTCTTTATCGAGTACTAAGTGTTACAGGAATTCTTTCCAAAGAGCTTCAAAGTGACACCatagacattttttctttgtcttcaaaaaTAGAAGCAATTTTGGAATGTTTATCATCTGAAAGAAACgatatttatttcaaaactatCTGGGATGGAGCAGAGGAAGTATGTCAGAAAATAACCTGTAAAGGTTTTGAAGTTGAAAGGCCttcatttcagaaaagaagaaaaattcagaaaacaatagATCCTAGCAATTCAGACAGTATGTTTTTTCCTACCTCAACAGaagaacaatataaaattaatatttattaccaAGGCTTGGATACtatattacaaaatttaaaattgtgtttttcagAGTTTGATTATTGTAAAATGAAGCAGATTTCAGAACTGTTACTTAAATGGAATGAACCGTTAAATGAAACAACAGCTAAAGATGTCCAAGAATTTTATAAACTTGATGCAGACATCATCCCAGAACTTAGATTTTATCGGCAATATGCAAAGCTCAACTTTGTCCTAGATTATGATTGCATCAGCTTCAGCAATCTTGGCCATTTGTTTATTCAGCATGGTCTTCACAATAATATTCCTAGCATATCAATGCTATTATATATTGCTTTGTCTTGGCCAGTTACTTCAGCAAGTGctgaaaattcattttctacaCTGTCTCGtcttaaaacatatttatgtCATACCAGGGGACAAGAAAAGCTTAGTGGCTTAGCCCTAATGGCTGTTGAGCAGGAATTGGTAAATAAACTGATGGAACCTGAAAGACTCAATGGAACTGTGGAAAAGTTTATCCTACAGGTGAAAGAAATATAA
- the ZMYM1 gene encoding zinc finger MYM-type protein 1 isoform X3 — protein MCQKTTVKPAKTVTSVLCKSLKPSDEMIETTNDSGKTELFCSVHCFSAYSKAKMESSTVNVSMVHDASTDLLSPKKETTPVISNIVSLADTQEALPVMSSDVLQGTVSSVTANVVEDISKTSPSESSNGVANSNVEQPSLSPSSSVLSQHTAGSSIEVQKDHVSNQDATNSMKSMKISDGLRHPKFTSKVQKVKGKSRSIKKSWCSNFQQLENSIKKDVIFCYSCQLFCQKKFSYGGESLAAQGISNWKKTLEKFRKHEKSEMHSKSLQFWREYQFCDEAVNDSLSNHSKQIEGNKKYLKLIIENILFLGKQCLLLRGNDQSVSSVNKGNFLELLEIRAKDKGEEIFRLTNSQVDFYNSTQIQNDIIEIIKTEMLQEIVNEINVSSAFSIICDETTDSATKGQFSICVRYPQKTSKAILIKERFLGFIDVEEMTGTNLHRSIKTYLQQIGVDLDKIRGQAYDSTSNWRGKFNKIAAEFKKEEPRALYLHCYAHFLDLAVIRFCKEVKELRSALNTLSSLFNTIHGEMSVNFQNIYKLSQNKTCKKPTSQSCWTVHDRTLLSVIEGLPEVIETLEVLSSHSSNTSLADELSDLLALVSKFEFIFCLKFLYRVLSVTGILSKELQSDTIDIFSLSSKIEAILECLSSERNDIYFKTIWDGAEEVCQKITCKGFEVERPSFQKRRKIQKTIDPSNSDSMFFPTSTEEQYKINIYYQGLDTILQNLKLCFSEFDYCKMKQISELLLKWNEPLNETTAKDVQEFYKLDADIIPELRFYRQYAKLNFVLDYDCISFSNLGHLFIQHGLHNNIPSISMLLYIALSWPVTSASAENSFSTLSRLKTYLCHTRGQEKLSGLALMAVEQELVNKLMEPERLNGTVEKFILQVKEI, from the exons atgtgtcagaagaCTACTGTT AAACCAGCCAAAACAGTTACATCTGTTCTTTGCAAATCATTGAAACCCTCAGACGAAATGATTGAGACTACCAATGACTCGGGGAAGACAGAGCTTTTCTGCTCTGTGCATTGTTTCTCTGCTTACAGTAAAGCTAAGATGGAATCTTCTACAG taaATGTGTCCATGGTGCATGATGCTTCAACAGATCTCCTTTCTCCGAAGAAAGAAACAACTCCAGTTATAAGCAATATAGTGTCGTTGGCAGATACTCAAGAAGCCCTGCCCGTCATGAGCTCTGATGTATTACAAG GTACAGTTTCTTCAGTAACAGCAAATGTCGTTGAGGAT ATTTCTAAGACTTCACCCAGTGAATCAAGTAATGGTGTTGCTAATAGTAATGTGGAACAGCCAAGCCTTTCACCATCTTCTTCAGTACTCAGTCAGCATACAGCTGGCTCCAGTATAGAAGTACAAAAAGATCATGTGTCAAACCAAGATGCTACAAACAGtatgaaatcaatgaaaataagCGATGGACTACGTCACCCAAAATTTACATCCAAAGTACAAAAAGTTAAAGGTAAATCACGAAGTATTAAAAAATCTTGGTGTTCAAATTTTCAGCAATTAGAAAACAGTATTAAAAAGGATGTGATATTCTGTTATTCGTGTCAGTTGTTCTGCCAAAAAAAATTTAGCTATGGAGGAGAGTCACTTGCAGCCCAAGGAATTTCCAATTGGAAAAAAACTCtggaaaaattcagaaagcaTGAAAAAAGTGAAATGCATTCAAAGTCATTGCAATTTTGGAGGGAATACCAGTTTTGTGATGAAGCCGTTAATGACAGTTTATCTAATCATTCAAAACAGattgagggaaataaaaaatacctaaagcttataattgaaaatattttatttcttggaaaGCAGTGTTTACTCTTAAGAGGAAATGACCAGTCTgtttcatctgtgaataaaggcaACTTTTTAGAATTGTTAGAAATCCGAGCAaaagataaaggagaagaaatatttcGACTTACGAATTCACAAGTTGACTTCTACAATAGTACACAAATTCAAAATgatattattgaaataataaagaCTGAAATGTTACAAGAAATTGTAAATGAGATCAATGTCTCCTCAGCTTTTTCAATAATATGTGATGAAACAACTGATAGTGCCACTAAAGGACAATTCTCAATTTGTGTAAGatacccacagaaaacatcaaaGGCTATATTAATTAAAGAAAGATTTTTGGGTTTCATAGATGTTGAAGAGATGACTGGGACCAACTTACACAGGAGTATTAAAACTTACCTGCAGCAAATTGGAGTTGATTTGGATAAAATACGAGGCCAGGCCTATGATAGCACCAGTAATTGGAggggaaaatttaataaaattgcaGCAGAATTCAAGAAGGAAGAGCCAAGAGCTTTATACCTGCATTGTTACGCACATTTTTTGGATTTAGCAGTGATTAGGTTTTGCAAAGAAGTAAAAGAGCTCCGAAGTGCTCTAAATACTCTCAGTTCTTTGTTCAATACTATTCATGGGGAAATGTCTgtaaattttcaaaacatttataagctaagtcaaaacaaaacatgcaAGAAACCTACATCACAATCATGTTGGACAGTCCATGATCGTACGTTACTATCTGTGATTGAGGGTCTTCCAGAGGTTATTGAAACACTGGAAGTTCTATCAAGCCATTCTTCAAACACAAGTTTAGCTGATGAATTGAGTGATTTGTTGGCATTGGTTTCCAAATTTGAATTTATCTTTTGTTTGAAATTTCTTTATCGAGTACTAAGTGTTACAGGAATTCTTTCCAAAGAGCTTCAAAGTGACACCatagacattttttctttgtcttcaaaaaTAGAAGCAATTTTGGAATGTTTATCATCTGAAAGAAACgatatttatttcaaaactatCTGGGATGGAGCAGAGGAAGTATGTCAGAAAATAACCTGTAAAGGTTTTGAAGTTGAAAGGCCttcatttcagaaaagaagaaaaattcagaaaacaatagATCCTAGCAATTCAGACAGTATGTTTTTTCCTACCTCAACAGaagaacaatataaaattaatatttattaccaAGGCTTGGATACtatattacaaaatttaaaattgtgtttttcagAGTTTGATTATTGTAAAATGAAGCAGATTTCAGAACTGTTACTTAAATGGAATGAACCGTTAAATGAAACAACAGCTAAAGATGTCCAAGAATTTTATAAACTTGATGCAGACATCATCCCAGAACTTAGATTTTATCGGCAATATGCAAAGCTCAACTTTGTCCTAGATTATGATTGCATCAGCTTCAGCAATCTTGGCCATTTGTTTATTCAGCATGGTCTTCACAATAATATTCCTAGCATATCAATGCTATTATATATTGCTTTGTCTTGGCCAGTTACTTCAGCAAGTGctgaaaattcattttctacaCTGTCTCGtcttaaaacatatttatgtCATACCAGGGGACAAGAAAAGCTTAGTGGCTTAGCCCTAATGGCTGTTGAGCAGGAATTGGTAAATAAACTGATGGAACCTGAAAGACTCAATGGAACTGTGGAAAAGTTTATCCTACAGGTGAAAGAAATATAA
- the ZMYM1 gene encoding zinc finger MYM-type protein 1 isoform X5, whose protein sequence is MKESTTDGECDKAVAPQLKRLDEIKAEPDNAQEYCQAQQPKTQENDLKINTTFSDNASQMTTGIQLSLASSGMNKMLPSVSTTAIQVSCSGCKKILQKGQTAYQRKGSTQLFCSTPCITEYISSLNSPALPKRTCSNCSKDILNLKDVISIQLEDTTTSKTFCSQSCLSSYEEKRKPFDTICTNSIPAKCSMCQKTTVKPAKTVTSVLCKSLKPSDEMIETTNDSGKTELFCSVHCFSAYSKAKMESSTVNVSMVHDASTDLLSPKKETTPVISNIVSLADTQEALPVMSSDVLQGTVSSVTANVVEDISKTSPSESSNGVANSNVEQPSLSPSSSVLSQHTAGSSIEVQKDHVSNQDATNSMKSMKISDGLRHPKFTSKVQKVKGHG, encoded by the exons atgaaagaatcaacaacagaTGGTGAATGTGACAAGGCAGTGGCACCACAACTGAAGAGGCTGGATGAAATTAAGGCAGAACCTGACAATGCTCAG GAGTATTGTCAAGCCCAGCAGCCCAAAACTCAGGAGAATGACCTGAAAATAAACACTACGTTTTCAGACAATG CTTCTCAGATGACTACAGGCATTCAGCTTTCTTTGGCATCATCTGGCATGAATAAGATGCTTCCCTCAGTTTCAACCACAGCTATTCAGGTTTCCTGTTCTGGCtgtaaaaaaattcttcaaaagggGCAAACTGCTTATCAGAGGAAAGGGTCTACTCAGCTTTTCTGCTCCACACCGTGCATCACTGAATACATTTCATCTCTCAATTCACCAGCTCTTCCGAAGAGAACTTGTTCAAACTGCtcaaa agacaTTTTAAATCTAAAGGATGTGATCAGTATCCAGCTGGAAGATACTACCACTAGCAAAACTTTTTGCAGCCAATCTTGTCTTTCAtcatatgaagaaaaaagaaaaccatttgaTACCATATGTACTAATAGCATTCCAGCCAagtgcagcatgtgtcagaagaCTACTGTT AAACCAGCCAAAACAGTTACATCTGTTCTTTGCAAATCATTGAAACCCTCAGACGAAATGATTGAGACTACCAATGACTCGGGGAAGACAGAGCTTTTCTGCTCTGTGCATTGTTTCTCTGCTTACAGTAAAGCTAAGATGGAATCTTCTACAG taaATGTGTCCATGGTGCATGATGCTTCAACAGATCTCCTTTCTCCGAAGAAAGAAACAACTCCAGTTATAAGCAATATAGTGTCGTTGGCAGATACTCAAGAAGCCCTGCCCGTCATGAGCTCTGATGTATTACAAG GTACAGTTTCTTCAGTAACAGCAAATGTCGTTGAGGAT ATTTCTAAGACTTCACCCAGTGAATCAAGTAATGGTGTTGCTAATAGTAATGTGGAACAGCCAAGCCTTTCACCATCTTCTTCAGTACTCAGTCAGCATACAGCTGGCTCCAGTATAGAAGTACAAAAAGATCATGTGTCAAACCAAGATGCTACAAACAGtatgaaatcaatgaaaataagCGATGGACTACGTCACCCAAAATTTACATCCAAAGTACAAAAAGTTAAAG GTCATGGATGA
- the ZMYM1 gene encoding zinc finger MYM-type protein 1 isoform X6 — MKESTTDGECDKAVAPQLKRLDEIKAEPDNAQEYCQAQQPKTQENDLKINTTFSDNASQMTTGIQLSLASSGMNKMLPSVSTTAIQVSCSGCKKILQKGQTAYQRKGSTQLFCSTPCITEYISSLNSPALPKRTCSNCSKDILNLKDVISIQLEDTTTSKTFCSQSCLSSYEEKRKPFDTICTNSIPAKCSMCQKTTVKPAKTVTSVLCKSLKPSDEMIETTNDSGKTELFCSVHCFSAYSKAKMESSTVNVSMVHDASTDLLSPKKETTPVISNIVSLADTQEALPVMSSDVLQGTVSSVTANVVEDISKTSPSESSNGVANSNVEQPSLSPSSSVLSQHTAGSSIEVQKDHVSNQDATNSMKSMKISDGLRHPKFTSKVQKVKDN; from the exons atgaaagaatcaacaacagaTGGTGAATGTGACAAGGCAGTGGCACCACAACTGAAGAGGCTGGATGAAATTAAGGCAGAACCTGACAATGCTCAG GAGTATTGTCAAGCCCAGCAGCCCAAAACTCAGGAGAATGACCTGAAAATAAACACTACGTTTTCAGACAATG CTTCTCAGATGACTACAGGCATTCAGCTTTCTTTGGCATCATCTGGCATGAATAAGATGCTTCCCTCAGTTTCAACCACAGCTATTCAGGTTTCCTGTTCTGGCtgtaaaaaaattcttcaaaagggGCAAACTGCTTATCAGAGGAAAGGGTCTACTCAGCTTTTCTGCTCCACACCGTGCATCACTGAATACATTTCATCTCTCAATTCACCAGCTCTTCCGAAGAGAACTTGTTCAAACTGCtcaaa agacaTTTTAAATCTAAAGGATGTGATCAGTATCCAGCTGGAAGATACTACCACTAGCAAAACTTTTTGCAGCCAATCTTGTCTTTCAtcatatgaagaaaaaagaaaaccatttgaTACCATATGTACTAATAGCATTCCAGCCAagtgcagcatgtgtcagaagaCTACTGTT AAACCAGCCAAAACAGTTACATCTGTTCTTTGCAAATCATTGAAACCCTCAGACGAAATGATTGAGACTACCAATGACTCGGGGAAGACAGAGCTTTTCTGCTCTGTGCATTGTTTCTCTGCTTACAGTAAAGCTAAGATGGAATCTTCTACAG taaATGTGTCCATGGTGCATGATGCTTCAACAGATCTCCTTTCTCCGAAGAAAGAAACAACTCCAGTTATAAGCAATATAGTGTCGTTGGCAGATACTCAAGAAGCCCTGCCCGTCATGAGCTCTGATGTATTACAAG GTACAGTTTCTTCAGTAACAGCAAATGTCGTTGAGGAT ATTTCTAAGACTTCACCCAGTGAATCAAGTAATGGTGTTGCTAATAGTAATGTGGAACAGCCAAGCCTTTCACCATCTTCTTCAGTACTCAGTCAGCATACAGCTGGCTCCAGTATAGAAGTACAAAAAGATCATGTGTCAAACCAAGATGCTACAAACAGtatgaaatcaatgaaaataagCGATGGACTACGTCACCCAAAATTTACATCCAAAGTACAAAAAGTTAAAG ATAACTAG